The following coding sequences lie in one Metopolophium dirhodum isolate CAU chromosome 5, ASM1992520v1, whole genome shotgun sequence genomic window:
- the LOC132945436 gene encoding protein adenylyltransferase Fic, which translates to MRCLALKLFQTNGVMYKYYSVIFIFLFGALSSIFLNKYWNYTPNVYDQTRHLIVRRPFSIIDYDDHEYVDSNQNAHELIIRETDVDVVSDQDNLEALMSLVAANEMKSMGKGEKALKLIEHGIALAPKNPDLLNGYGELIETLRDDILTADQMYYQALIHSPKHKEALINRKRTQIIVDDLDWQQLKRIDEKRDKMALISDSNMALRRAKKEAYFQHIYHTVGIEGNRMSLSETRSILETRMAIGGRSIAEHNEIIGLEAALKYINATLINRLGSISVDDILEIHKRVMGFVDPLESGVFRQTQVFVGGHIPPGPSHIGTLMENFSLWLNSESTLRLHPVRFAALAHYKLVHIHPFTDGNGRTSRLLMNMILMQAGYPPVIIPKGERHKYYRTLEFANKGDIRPFLRFIAECTERTLNQFLLSTTTEFSTDIPELDYDNIIINES; encoded by the exons atGAGGTGTTTAGCTCTGAAGTTATTCCAAACCAATGGGGTAATGTACAAGTATTATTCGGTgatctttatatttttgtttggagCACTATCtagtatatttcttaataaatacTGGAACTACACTCCAAACGTTTACGATCAAACCAGACATCTGATTGTACGTCGCCCGTTTTCAATTATTGATTACGATGATCATGAATATGTTGATTCCAATCAAAATGCTCATGAACTAATCATCAGAGAAACAGATGTAGATGTTGTGT CTGATCAAGATAATTTGGAAGCGTTAATGTCACTGGTTGCTGCCAATGAGATGAAATCGATGGGTAAAGGTGAAAAAGCATTGAAACTTATAGAACATGGTATTGCACTTGCTCCAAAAAATCCTGACTTATTAAATGGTTATGGTGAACTTATTGAAACGCTTCGAGACGACATTTTAACAGCCGATCAGATGTATTATCAg GCACTTATACATAGTCCAAAACATAAAGAGGCATTGATCAATCGTAAGAGAACTCAAATTATTGTTGATGATTTGGATTGGCAACAGCTCAAGCGTATTGACGAAAAAAGAGATAAAATGGCTTTAATATCAGATTCTAATATGGCTCTTAGAAGAGCAAAAAAAGAAGCATATTTTCAG caCATTTACCATACTGTTGGTATTGAAGGAAACAGAATGTCTTTATCGGAAACTAGATCTATTTTAGAAACTAGAATGGCCATTGGTGGTAGAAGTATTGCCGAACACAATGAGATAATAGGTTTAGAAGCGGCTCTTAAGTATATAAATGCAACATTAATCAATCGACTTGGTAGTATTTCTGTTGATGATATTTTGGAAATTCATAAACGAGTAATGGGATTTGTTGATCCTTTAGAAAGTGGAGTTTTTCGTCAAACACAA gtatttgttgGTGGTCATATTCCTCCAGGTCCATCTCATATTGGAACATTAATGGAAAATTTTTCTTTATGGCTCAATTCTGAATCTACTCTCAGACTACATCCTGTAAGATTTGCAGCTTTGGCACATTACAAATTAGTACATATACATCCATTTACTGATGGAAATGGACGAACTTCACGTCTGCTTATGAATATGATTTTAATGCAAGCTGGCTATCCACCAGTTATTATACCAAAAGGAGAAAGacataa gtattatagaaCTTTGGAATTTGCGAATAAAGGAGATATTAGACCATTTTTGAGGTTCATTGCTGAATGTACTGAAAGAACATTAAATCAGTTTTTGTTGTCTACTACAACAGAATTTTCAACTGACATTCCAGAATTagactatgataatattattataaatgaatcataa
- the LOC132945234 gene encoding uncharacterized protein LOC132945234: protein MNTALLMLLIIPFTSGTFRYTDEQLTRHSGLYYENRGPLKLITSQWDLTAYINLAKYKKRFVYIDDIMNQTETLCITIAHNVDNNCKNLVYTANTIVRELRKRRELVIESIEHKLSKRSTTLGTIAKAARLIYGICNLECIKRFTFNIGQTHDATQTKFVKEQIKIVKLQTKFDEYENYNTTFVYNESINISREQQTKNYLLKHFVIVNLLITKHMLETNTLLEIIQQAKIGTIHTSLISPRDFLENIKDIKVSLPGGTDLPTDLDIQNIYELVKLSDITIYYANDNLVFILTLPLIYQNDFILYNLIPVPVCTENDCYYIKPSNKYLAISKTKEHYALYDEFYYTHCKHARDFLLCPEGNPLHPRTSRPACEVQLLQDPIKVPTSCEIMHVQMGTSIFHKKRFKNEWIYVTNYDIVFITCDEDKESTSKTLRGVGILSLNETCKAYAARDVLIPGKVDYKSEYMDFNPKSVLEHIKDMPFTDNNNLMEDYHVKTNNMEDLHKVSGSNKQLEKQRKVDNKIDELEDAQERNDYILYVITSSIFMTVIILIINMVKAKNSNKSHGSSTVTGRDRRTKRKPNDVVKRNRHGRVSTRTKKQPYRLPNTSDILELAEVRDFHLRGEECSKPTVLLIF from the exons ATGAATACTGCATT ACTTATGCTTCTGATAATACCATTCACGTCGGGAACTTTTCGATACACCGACGAACAACTAACACGACACTCTGGCCTATACTACGAGAACCGGGGACCTTTGAAACTTATTACGTCTCAATGGGACCTAACTGCATATATTAATCTTGCTAAGTATAAGAAACGGTTTGTTTATATTGACGATATTATGAACCAAACTGAAACACTATGTATAACCATCGCACACAATGTCGATAACAATTGTAAAAACTTAGTGTACACAGCTAATACTATAGTAAGGGAACTACGTAAAAGAAGGGAACTAGTGATAGAATCCATAGAACATAAACTTTCCAAAAGAAGTACAACGTTAGGAACAATAGCAAAGGCAGCCAGATTAATATACGGAATATGTAATCTGGAATGTATAAAAagatttacttttaatataggACAAACGCACGACGCGACACAAACAAAATTCGTTaaagaacaaataaaaatagttaaattacaaACCAAGTTTGACGAATACGAAAACTATAATACAACTTTTGTATATAACGAATCTATTAATATATCTAGGgaacaacaaacaaaaaattacttgtTAAAACACTTcgtaattgtaaatttgttaataACAAAACATATGTTAGAAACCAATACATTACTCGAAATAATACAACAAGCAAAAATAGGAACAATTCATACCAGTTTAATATCTCCACGCGATTTTTTAGAAAACATTAAAGACATTAAAGTGTCATTACCTGGGGGCACCGATTTACCTACTGATTtagacatacaaaatatttacgaattAGTAAAGCTCTCAGACATTACTATATACTATGCAAATGACAACTTAGTGTTTATACTTACTTTACCTCTAATCtatcaaaatgattttattttgtataatttaatacctgtgCCAGTGTGCACCGAAAacgattgttattatataaaacctagTAATAAGTATCTAGCTATAAGTAAGACGAAAGAACACTATGCTCTTTATGACGAATTttattacacacattgtaaacaCGCTAGAGACTTCCTTTTGTGTCCTGAAGGTAATCCATTACATCCACGTACTAGTAGACCAGCGTGCGAAGTACAATTACTCCAAGATCCTATAAAAGTTCCAACAAGCTGCGAAATCATGCACGTACAAATGGGTACATCCATCTTTcacaaaaaacgattcaaaaACGAGTGGATCTACGTCACCAACTATGACATAGTATTCATTACATGCGACGAAGATAAAGAATCCACCAGCAAAACACTAAGAGGTGTAGGTATCTTAAGTTTAAACGAAACTTGTAAAGCGTACGCCGCTAGAGACGTACTCATACCAGGGAAAGTCGATTACAAATCTGAATATATGGATTTCAACCCGAAATCAGTTTTAGAACACATAAAGGATATGCCGTTCACCGACAACAACAACTTAATGGAAGATTAccatgttaaaacaaataacatggaGGATCTACATAAAGTGTCAGGGTCAAACaaacaattagaaaaacaaCGGAAAGTCGACAACAAAATTGACGAGCTAGAGGACGCGCAAGAACGcaacgattatatattatatgtaataacaagtagtatttttatgacagtaatcatattaataataaatatggttaaaGCAAAAAACAGTAACAAATCACACGGAAGTAGCACAGTCACAGGAAGAGACAGAAGAACTAAACGCAAACCAAATGATGTCGTCAAGAGGAATCGACATGGTCGAGTTTCCACTCGCACCAAGAAACAGCCTTACCGGCTACCCAACACTTCGGACATTCTTGAATTAGCGGAAGTCAGGGACTTCCATCTTCGAGGGGAGGAATGTAGTAAACCGACGGTATTactaatattctaa
- the LOC132945441 gene encoding uncharacterized protein CG1161 isoform X1 encodes MVKIPVLVGVLSLITLLKAESYEDARCKCVCTIVNGTEMYNKLYIANVLPSNDCNGVSLPIIGEVNNTKKELCPRCTCTYESRNTTTMKVVVLIVLCVISCLVMYMFFLLCLEPMIRRRKLVGAYVEHTNEEVCSLLEATISDSGSFDEAPPAVSLNTRRGSDPMVSIANSSNVLNRFGHQQDKWKKQVKEQRKNIYDRHTILN; translated from the exons ATGGTCAAGATTCCCGTTTTGGTGGGCGTATTATCGTTGATCACCTTGTTGAAG GCTGAATCATATGAAGATGCCCGTTGCAAATGTGTATGTACTATAGTGAATGGTacagaaatgtataataaattatatatagctAATGTTCTTCCCAGCAA TGATTGTAACGGAGTAAGCTTACCAATTATTGGTGAAgtgaataatacaaaaaaagaattatgcCCGCGATGCACTTGTACTTATGAGAGTAGAAACACTACAACTATGAAA gtGGTTGTATTAATCGTGCTGTGTGTGATATCATGTTTGGTGATGTACATGTTTTTCCTGCTATGTCTGGAGCCAATGATTAGAAGACGCAAGCTAGTTGGCGCATACGTAGAGCACACCAACGAAGAGGTATGTTCTTTATTGGAGGCGACCATATCCGATAGCGGTAGTTTT GATGAAGCCCCACCAGCTGTATCGTTAAATACAAGGAGAGGAAGCGATCCAATGGTATCTATAGCCAACAGCAGTAATGTACTCAACCGATTTGGACATCAACAAGATAAATGGAAGAAACAGGTGAAAGaacaaagaaaaaatatctatgatcGTCATACTATTCTCAATTAA
- the LOC132945440 gene encoding proteasome subunit beta type-4: MDIKQQWIPGNFKSVPDVGHAAQHDIVQHGWTPITTTTSVLGVVFESGVALAADTLTSYGSMACFQNNPRILTVNQNIIVAAAGEYSDYQFIRDVIEEKVRTEKSLNDGISMKPKALHTWLSRVLYNRRTKMKPLWSTFLVAGVQNDVPFLGEIDKLGTAFADEQIASGYGAYLALPLMRKAIDEKREKFNSKLTKDEAIDLLKKCMEVLYYRDARSHDKYQIGIVTKDSVEIQNLALKPRWEVAKLVQGYE, from the exons atggaCATTAAACAGCAATGGATTCCTGGAAATTTTAAAAGTGTCCCCGATGTTGGACATGCAG caCAACATGATATTGTACAGCACGGCTGGACTCCAATCACAACTACTACTTCTGTGCTTGGTGTTGTGTTTGAATCCGGTGTAGCTTTGGCTGCAGATACACTCACTTCATATGGTTCTATGGCGTGTTTCCAGAATAATCCCAGAATATTGACG gtaaatcaaaatattattgtagctgCAGCAGGTGAATACTCTGATTATCAATTTATACGAGATGTTATTGAAGAAAAAGTGAGGACTGAAAAGAGTCTGAACGATGGAATATCAATGAAACCAAAAGCTTTACACACTTGGCTGTCCCGTGTCTTATACAACCGCAGAACCAAGATGAAGCCACTCTGGTCCACATTCTTAGTGGCTGGAGTCCAAAACGATGTTCCCTTTTTGGGTGAAATCGATAAATTGGGAACTGCATTTGCAGATGAACAAATTGCTAGTGGCTATGGTGCGTACCTTGCATTGCCATTAATGCGTAAAGCTATTGatgaaaagcgtgaaaaattcaATTCTAAATTAACAAAAGATGAAGCTATTGATCTACTTAAAAAGTGCATGGAAGTATTGTATTAcag AGATGCAAGGAGCCACGATAAATATCAAATTGGTATTGTTACTAAAGACTCTGTTGAAATACAAAATCTTGCATTGAAGCCGAGATGGGAAGTTGCCAAGTTGGTACAAGGATATGAATAA
- the LOC132945437 gene encoding probable malonyl-CoA-acyl carrier protein transacylase, mitochondrial has product MVSIAKCQQWYCCFQKMSSKRFISTLYSASSKSNYSNHSTQIRHMSTIDNSKNMNETDIKKLLEDGTVPEESSVVGDTENWTTSPYPKGSYVPHKNQSQAQHALRPKVDPKETSILMFPGQGTQFVGMGKNLLVFPQVVEMFNAASEILKYNLLKLCLEGPKSKLDQTIYSQPAILVCSLGAIEKLKEEQPSAIENCMAVAGYSIGEFAALTFAGCFSFEQAVSLVKIRAEAMHYASEIEPGGMANIYIRPDSKLNYAMKMARDWCLDKGIEKPVCSISNYLNPDCKVVAGHLEALKYLESNLKQYNLRKMQRLNVSGAFHTDLMRPAVEPFAAALYNIKIAEPLIAVHSNIDGKRYQNSAQVFRNLPKQIYKPVKWEQTLHILYERPVGSNFPDTFECGPGSTLRSLLKTVNSKAHSTCKNIDI; this is encoded by the exons aTGGTGTCTATTGCAAAGTGTCAGCAGTGGTACTgctgttttcaaaaaatgtccTCTAAACGTTTTATAAGTACTTTATACAGTGCTTcgtcaaaatcaaattattcaaaTCACAGTACACAAATTAGGCACATGTCAACCATCGACAATTCAAAAAACATGAATGAaacagacataaaaaaattgttggaaGATGGGACAGTTCCAGAGGAGTCATCTGTTGTTGGAGACACTGAAAACTGGACAACATCCCCATACCCTAAAg GTTCATATGTACCCCACAAAAACCAGTCTCAAGCTCAGCACGCTCTACGACCAAAGGTGGACCCCAAGGAAACGTCAATACTGATGTTTCCCGGCCAAGGTACCCAGTTTGTGGGCATGGGAAAAAATCTGTTAGTGTTTCCTCAGGTTGTAGAGATGTTCAATGCAGCAAGTGAAATACTGAAGTATAATCTGTTGAAACTTTGTTTGGAAGGACCAAAATCTAAACTGGATCAGACCATCTATAGTCAACCAGCCATTCTTGTGTGTTCTTTGGGCGCCATTGAGAAACTAAAAGAAGAACAACCTAGTGccattgaaaattgtatggctGTTGCTGGTTATAGTATTGGAGAATTTGCCGCGCTTACATTTGCGGGGTGTTTTTCATTCGAACAag cTGTTAGCTTAGTTAAAATACGCGCTGAAGCAATGCATTATGCGTCTGAAATTGAACCTGGTGGAATGGCAAACATTTACATAAGACCTGATTCTAAACTAAATTATGCTATGAAAATGGCCAGAGATTGGTGTCTGGATAAAGGAATAGAAAAACCTGTTTGTTCTATATCAAACTATTTGAATCCTGATTGTAAAGTAGTTGCTGGGCATTTAGAA gcattaaaatatttggaatccaatctaaaacaatataatcttAGAAAGATGCAGAGGTTAAATGTTTCTGGTGCGTTTCATACAGACCTCATGCGTCCTGCTGTTGAACCATTTGCAGCtgcactttataatataaaaatagcagAACCTCTGATAGCTGTCCATTCCAATATTGATGGAAAACGTTATCAGAACAGCGCTCAAGTGTTTAGAAATTTaccaaaacaaatatacaaacCTGTGAAGTGGGAACAGACATTACACATACTGTATGAACGTCCAGTGGGGTCAAATTTCCCTGATACCTTCGAGTGTGGACCTGGATCAACCCTAAGAAGTTTATTAAAAACAGTCAATTCTAAAGCACATTCTACGTGtaagaatattgatatttaa
- the LOC132945441 gene encoding uncharacterized protein CG1161 isoform X2: MVKIPVLVGVLSLITLLKAESYEDARCKCVCTIVNGTEMYNKLYIANVLPSNDCNGVSLPIIGEVNNTKKELCPRCTCTYESRNTTTMKVVVLIVLCVISCLVMYMFFLLCLEPMIRRRKLVGAYVEHTNEEDEAPPAVSLNTRRGSDPMVSIANSSNVLNRFGHQQDKWKKQVKEQRKNIYDRHTILN; the protein is encoded by the exons ATGGTCAAGATTCCCGTTTTGGTGGGCGTATTATCGTTGATCACCTTGTTGAAG GCTGAATCATATGAAGATGCCCGTTGCAAATGTGTATGTACTATAGTGAATGGTacagaaatgtataataaattatatatagctAATGTTCTTCCCAGCAA TGATTGTAACGGAGTAAGCTTACCAATTATTGGTGAAgtgaataatacaaaaaaagaattatgcCCGCGATGCACTTGTACTTATGAGAGTAGAAACACTACAACTATGAAA gtGGTTGTATTAATCGTGCTGTGTGTGATATCATGTTTGGTGATGTACATGTTTTTCCTGCTATGTCTGGAGCCAATGATTAGAAGACGCAAGCTAGTTGGCGCATACGTAGAGCACACCAACGAAGAG GATGAAGCCCCACCAGCTGTATCGTTAAATACAAGGAGAGGAAGCGATCCAATGGTATCTATAGCCAACAGCAGTAATGTACTCAACCGATTTGGACATCAACAAGATAAATGGAAGAAACAGGTGAAAGaacaaagaaaaaatatctatgatcGTCATACTATTCTCAATTAA